aaatttatacatataaatacataatattaaatttacaataatttgtttaacaataatttatcttacaaATGGCATATGTAAAGAGTATAAAAttgcaacatataaattttcaaactacaaaatttataaattaaccttaaaataatttcaagtttttgttcataatttatcataaaatatcattatttttacgtatatatgttatttaattttatattatttatattattattattatattattttgttattaaattttatattatttttttatattttataatattgttatgcaataaaaataaatgtcttATAACAACATTAAAATTCCTTAATtagcaattatatattaatatgtaaatatgaagctacaaaaattcttagaattttatttatattttctgttgTTTTTAAGTcaatattattacgattatcACTTGATTTGTGCCAAACAATTGGGAAAGGATACGGTATCAAATGAAGGATAGGAGTATCTGaaacagatattttataagaaaaaaatactatatatatatatatatatatatatatacagagatTAATATTTACCACGATGTAAAAAAGGAATATGGTCATCCTCAATATAGGCTTCTACAGAATATGGTTGAAAGTACGTTTGCGTAGGTTGTCCATAAGAGTATGATTCAAACTTTCTTAAAGAAGCTAATTTAGTTTcagcatttattaatatagaataccATTTTTCTGTATTgctaaagtaattataaaatgttggaTCTGGTGCACCTATTAAATCTAACAAAACTAGTAaatcctataaaaaaaaaatgaaaataaatatttataaaagtttttatatgtttattaatacttactaatttatctaattcagaaatattttctccatttttaaaaatagtataattattgTGCCAAATTTTAGCTAAATGCTTTGCACCATAAATAGAATCTTTTGGACCCCATTCTTTAAATGCTTCTTCaccatcaaaaaatataaacattaaactGATATCATtctgaaaacaaaaaagaatgattataaaaatttaaataaaaattatcaataaaatctcacttacattttttatagattctaaataattcttcataaCTTTAgctaaattaatcatttgagCACATGGTACTGCACTATCTGTAGCACCAATAAAATTCCGTTCTTTAGTATACTTTGAGTCATAATGGCAAGCCAATG
The sequence above is drawn from the Apis cerana isolate GH-2021 linkage group LG11, AcerK_1.0, whole genome shotgun sequence genome and encodes:
- the LOC107997160 gene encoding glutaminyl-peptide cyclotransferase: MNFVSQFFLISISILVIDSNIVTQKSFQNEKYNHKTTELSRNQIIKLSNLSNVSHLNEILDNICIVRIVGTPEHTKVKNYIKKSLEDLNWTVEIDSFKDDTPIFGPLEFKNIIAKLNPNAKRYLALACHYDSKYTKERNFIGATDSAVPCAQMINLAKVMKNYLESIKNNDISLMFIFFDGEEAFKEWGPKDSIYGAKHLAKIWHNNYTIFKNGENISELDKLDLLVLLDLIGAPDPTFYNYFSNTEKWYSILINAETKLASLRKFESYSYGQPTQTYFQPYSVEAYIEDDHIPFLHRDTPILHLIPYPFPIVWHKSSDNRNNIDLKTTENINKILRIFVASYLHINI